From Demequina capsici, one genomic window encodes:
- a CDS encoding flavodoxin family protein, protein MAGSDFTDLRAVYVNCTLKPSPELSHTQGLMDESIAIMRAQGVDVDVIRAVDHDIRPGVYPDMREAVPGGGQDADDWPALAERVLAADILVLGTPLWLGDKSSIATRVIERLYGMSGALNDRGQYLYYGRAAGVIVTGNEDGVKHVAMNVLYSLQHLGYVIPPNADAGWIGAIGPGPSYLDEGSGGPETDFTQRNVTFMTWNLMHAARWLKDSGGFPAGGNSRAGWDAGERFDHPNPEYR, encoded by the coding sequence ATGGCCGGAAGCGACTTCACCGACCTCAGGGCCGTCTACGTCAACTGCACGCTGAAGCCCAGTCCTGAGCTGAGCCACACGCAGGGGCTCATGGACGAGTCGATCGCGATCATGCGAGCGCAGGGCGTGGACGTCGACGTCATCAGGGCGGTCGATCATGACATCCGGCCTGGCGTGTATCCGGACATGCGCGAGGCGGTGCCGGGCGGCGGGCAGGATGCGGATGACTGGCCGGCGCTGGCGGAGCGGGTGCTCGCGGCGGACATCCTCGTGCTCGGCACGCCGCTGTGGCTGGGCGACAAGTCGTCGATCGCCACGCGCGTGATCGAGCGTCTCTACGGCATGTCGGGCGCGCTCAACGACCGTGGGCAGTATCTCTACTACGGTCGGGCGGCTGGTGTGATCGTGACCGGCAACGAGGATGGAGTGAAGCACGTCGCGATGAACGTCCTGTACTCGCTCCAGCACCTGGGCTATGTGATCCCTCCGAACGCCGATGCGGGTTGGATCGGCGCGATCGGTCCTGGTCCGTCGTACCTCGATGAGGGCAGCGGCGGCCCGGAGACCGATTTCACCCAGCGCAACGTGACGTTCATGACGTGGAACCTGATGCATGCGGCGCGCTGGCTCAAGGACTCGGGCGGCTTCCCCGCGGGAGGCAACTCACGTGCGGGGTGGGATGCGGGTGAGCGGTTCGACCACCCGAACCCGGAGTATCGCTGA
- a CDS encoding beta-class carbonic anhydrase has translation MGITDELLKNNVTYAEEYVPDRPLKPAKQLAVVSCMDSRLDIFALLGLEIGDAHIMRNAGGVVTDDMIRSLTISQRKLGTREIILIHHTDCGALTFTDDELRNQLLEETGLKPSWSPESFVDLDADLRQSMERLRRSPFLVDATQVRGFVFDVHTGELREVI, from the coding sequence ATGGGAATCACCGACGAGCTGCTGAAGAACAACGTGACGTACGCCGAGGAGTACGTCCCCGACCGGCCGCTCAAGCCTGCGAAGCAGCTCGCGGTCGTGTCCTGCATGGACTCGAGGCTCGACATCTTCGCGCTGCTGGGACTCGAGATCGGTGATGCGCACATCATGCGTAACGCGGGCGGCGTCGTCACCGACGACATGATCCGCTCTCTCACGATCTCGCAGCGCAAGCTCGGCACCCGCGAGATCATCCTGATCCATCACACCGACTGCGGTGCGCTCACGTTCACGGACGACGAGCTGCGCAACCAGCTGCTTGAGGAGACCGGGCTCAAGCCCAGCTGGAGCCCTGAGAGCTTCGTGGACCTCGACGCGGATCTGCGCCAGTCGATGGAGCGCCTGCGCCGCAGCCCGTTCCTGGTGGACGCCACGCAGGTGCGCGGCTTCGTCTTCGACGTGCACACGGGCGAGCTGCGCGAGGTCATCTAG
- a CDS encoding SIR2 family NAD-dependent protein deacylase has protein sequence MTTRVTVLTGAGVSTGAGIPDFRGPRGVWTLRPDRARLLEIDVFMNDRALREEGWRDWREHPAWHSHPTDAHRALARLGEAGVLEALLTQNIDGLHQAGGSRPADVIELHGALGTTSCMVCGAGPMATADVLARLDTEPDPRCAGCGGILKPDVVYFGEPLPPAALDRAVRAAEACDVMVAIGTTLTVFPVASLPGVALDSGASLVLVNAEPTAYDRYADEVVREPIETAVPSLVERWLDA, from the coding sequence GTGACCACTCGTGTGACCGTCCTGACGGGGGCGGGCGTGTCCACCGGCGCGGGCATCCCCGACTTCCGTGGACCCCGGGGCGTGTGGACCCTGCGACCGGACCGCGCACGCCTGCTCGAGATCGACGTCTTCATGAACGACAGGGCGTTGCGCGAGGAGGGATGGCGCGACTGGCGTGAGCATCCTGCCTGGCATTCGCATCCGACCGACGCGCATCGGGCCCTCGCGCGGCTGGGTGAGGCGGGCGTGCTCGAAGCGCTGCTCACCCAGAACATCGACGGCCTGCACCAGGCAGGCGGGTCCCGGCCCGCAGACGTGATCGAGCTCCACGGCGCGCTCGGCACCACGTCGTGCATGGTCTGCGGGGCAGGGCCGATGGCGACCGCCGACGTGCTCGCACGGCTCGACACCGAGCCCGACCCTCGTTGCGCAGGCTGCGGAGGGATCCTCAAGCCCGACGTCGTCTACTTCGGCGAGCCGCTGCCCCCGGCGGCCCTGGATCGCGCCGTGCGTGCGGCGGAGGCGTGCGACGTGATGGTCGCCATCGGCACGACCCTGACCGTCTTCCCCGTCGCCTCCCTGCCCGGCGTGGCGCTCGACTCGGGCGCGTCCCTGGTCCTCGTCAACGCTGAGCCCACCGCGTACGACCGCTACGCCGACGAGGTGGTCCGGGAACCCATCGAGACCGCGGTGCCCTCGCTGGTGGAGCGCTGGCTCGACGCCTGA
- a CDS encoding BCCT family transporter, translating to MSRAGLAKAVFWPAAAIIFVFVAFALIWPSAAESVFATLNDTVISAFGWYYVLIAAIFVIFVLYLGFSQYGDIVLGKDDDEPAFSNFSWYGLLFAAGMGIGLVFYGVSEPLSHFVSPPPGVEGTPDQIAEQAMARTFLHWGLHAWAIYIVVGLAVAYAVHRRGRPVSIRWTLEPLLGDRVKGRWGDAIDVAAVVGTLFGLATSLGFGVLQLSAGLDSTGIASPTIATQVWLIVGITCVTIFSLVTGVQKGMKWLSSTNLVLSGAILLFVLLTGPTGFLLSEFVQSIGAYLSGFISMAFDTSAFAGEAGREWQASWSTFYWGWWISWAPFVGVFIARVSKGRTVREFVWGVLLVPASLTFLWFAVLGGSAIYRELYGQGGMVGADGSVDVEGSLFTLLEGLPAGSVAIVGAMILIALFFVTSSDSGALVLSMLTTGGNEEPVAWIRVFWATTTAAVAIALMVSGGLTALQTAAILTALPFSAVMIMMMISTLSALAAERRRQVRASREEFVARIATRLGDQFGLEPTTTEIDMRGTRIRWRRRRGLEPHAEADPPDAPAAQGPPARGAVAYEHVDDDQVVTLIPAEEEPRRD from the coding sequence ATGTCACGCGCGGGCCTGGCGAAGGCGGTCTTCTGGCCGGCCGCCGCGATCATCTTCGTGTTCGTGGCGTTCGCGCTGATCTGGCCGAGCGCCGCGGAGTCCGTGTTCGCCACCCTCAACGACACGGTGATCTCCGCGTTCGGCTGGTACTACGTGCTGATCGCGGCGATCTTCGTGATCTTCGTGCTCTACCTGGGCTTCAGCCAGTACGGCGACATCGTGCTGGGCAAGGACGACGACGAGCCGGCCTTCTCCAACTTCAGCTGGTACGGGCTGCTGTTCGCGGCGGGCATGGGCATCGGCCTCGTGTTCTACGGGGTGTCCGAGCCGCTGTCGCACTTCGTGTCGCCACCGCCCGGGGTCGAGGGCACGCCGGACCAGATCGCCGAGCAGGCGATGGCGCGCACGTTCCTCCATTGGGGCCTGCACGCGTGGGCCATCTACATCGTCGTGGGCCTGGCCGTCGCGTACGCGGTTCACCGCCGCGGGCGGCCGGTCTCCATCCGCTGGACGCTCGAGCCTCTGCTCGGCGACAGGGTCAAGGGACGCTGGGGCGACGCGATCGACGTGGCCGCCGTGGTCGGCACGCTCTTCGGCCTCGCGACCTCGCTGGGGTTCGGGGTGCTGCAGCTGTCCGCCGGGCTGGACAGCACCGGCATCGCCAGCCCCACGATCGCCACCCAGGTGTGGCTGATCGTCGGCATCACCTGCGTGACGATCTTCTCGCTCGTGACAGGAGTGCAGAAGGGCATGAAGTGGCTCTCCAGCACGAACCTGGTGCTGTCGGGCGCGATCCTCCTGTTCGTGCTGCTCACGGGCCCCACGGGCTTCCTCCTCAGCGAGTTCGTGCAGTCGATCGGCGCGTACCTGTCGGGCTTCATCTCCATGGCGTTCGACACGTCGGCGTTCGCCGGCGAGGCCGGTCGCGAGTGGCAGGCATCGTGGTCCACGTTCTACTGGGGCTGGTGGATCTCGTGGGCACCGTTCGTGGGCGTCTTCATCGCGCGCGTGTCCAAGGGTCGCACCGTGCGCGAGTTCGTCTGGGGCGTGCTGCTGGTGCCTGCGTCGCTCACGTTCCTGTGGTTCGCGGTGCTCGGCGGCTCGGCGATCTACCGTGAGCTCTACGGTCAGGGCGGCATGGTGGGCGCCGACGGATCCGTGGACGTCGAGGGATCGCTGTTCACGCTGCTGGAGGGCCTGCCTGCGGGCTCGGTGGCGATCGTCGGCGCGATGATCCTGATCGCCCTGTTCTTCGTCACGTCCTCCGACTCCGGCGCTCTGGTGCTGTCCATGCTGACCACCGGCGGCAACGAGGAGCCTGTGGCGTGGATCCGCGTGTTCTGGGCCACCACCACGGCAGCGGTCGCCATCGCGCTGATGGTGTCCGGGGGCCTCACCGCGCTGCAGACTGCGGCGATCCTCACCGCGCTGCCCTTCTCCGCCGTGATGATCATGATGATGATCTCCACGTTGAGCGCGCTCGCCGCCGAGCGCCGAAGGCAGGTGCGCGCCAGCCGCGAGGAGTTCGTGGCGCGCATCGCCACCCGCCTGGGCGACCAGTTCGGGCTCGAGCCGACCACCACGGAGATCGATATGCGCGGCACGCGGATCCGGTGGCGACGACGACGGGGCCTCGAGCCCCATGCCGAGGCCGACCCACCCGACGCGCCCGCCGCACAGGGCCCCCCGGCGCGCGGCGCGGTCGCCTACGAGCACGTGGACGACGACCAGGTGGTGACCCTCATCCCCGCCGAGGAGGAGCCACGGAGGGACTGA
- a CDS encoding alpha/beta fold hydrolase, with protein MSDDASRDMDYTDALGVRIHVRVWEAESPRGVVQLLHGVGEHSGRYGHVGRALAAAGFTTWADDHRGHGRTGLEQHGGDAAQLGRLGPGGHRAAVAAVHQLTGLIREQSPGLPLTLVAHSWGSLMAQILLNTHAADYDAAVLLGSAHRTLLHMNGGSLNARHKHLGTTGVEWLSRDPAVHEAFKADPLTTDVPLLRLFGLRDTLRLLGRPSRQLGKDLPLLLMVGEDDSLGGPSSIDHLARDYRQRSGLTDVTVKVYPGARHELVNETNKAEVLDDLTAWLGAHAATDPAA; from the coding sequence ATGAGCGACGACGCGAGCAGGGACATGGACTACACCGACGCCCTCGGTGTCCGCATCCACGTTCGCGTGTGGGAGGCGGAGAGCCCCCGAGGCGTCGTCCAGCTCCTCCATGGCGTGGGCGAGCACTCCGGCCGATACGGGCACGTGGGCCGGGCGCTCGCCGCCGCCGGATTCACCACCTGGGCCGACGATCATCGCGGCCATGGCCGGACGGGCCTCGAGCAGCACGGCGGAGACGCAGCGCAGCTCGGCCGTCTGGGCCCGGGCGGGCACCGTGCCGCGGTGGCCGCCGTCCACCAGCTGACGGGCCTCATCCGGGAGCAGAGCCCGGGCCTGCCGCTGACGCTGGTCGCACATTCGTGGGGCTCGCTGATGGCGCAGATCCTGCTGAACACGCACGCCGCCGACTACGACGCCGCAGTGCTGCTCGGCTCCGCGCACCGCACGCTGCTGCACATGAACGGCGGCAGCCTGAACGCGCGCCACAAGCATCTGGGCACCACCGGCGTCGAGTGGCTCAGCCGCGACCCCGCAGTCCACGAGGCCTTCAAGGCCGACCCTCTGACCACCGACGTGCCGCTCCTGCGGCTCTTCGGCCTGCGTGACACGCTGAGGCTGCTCGGACGCCCGTCCCGACAGCTCGGCAAGGATCTGCCCCTGCTCCTCATGGTGGGCGAGGACGACTCGCTGGGCGGCCCGTCGTCCATCGACCACCTGGCCCGCGACTACCGCCAGCGGTCCGGCCTGACCGACGTCACCGTGAAGGTCTACCCCGGTGCACGGCACGAGCTGGTGAACGAGACGAACAAGGCGGAGGTCCTCGACGACCTGACCGCGTGGCTGGGGGCGCACGCGGCGACCGACCCGGCGGCCTGA
- a CDS encoding aldo/keto reductase — MSIPTRTLSDGYQIPALGFGTYPLVGDDGYRAVRTALDAGYRLLDSAVNYENEGIVGKAARDFLTESGLDRDALTIQTKLPGRHHDYERALASIEESLARLGLDRIDVMMIHWPNPMVGKHTDAWRALVEAQRRGLVRSVGVSNFTPALLDQIVADSGVTPVVNQVEMHPWFNQAALRDSHARLGIVTEAWSPLGKRKAPFDEQPVTAAAEAHGVTPAQVVLRWHLQLESLPLPKSATPARQAANLDVFDFELTPDEVAAITAMTRDDGRLFDGDPDTHQEM; from the coding sequence ATGAGCATCCCGACCCGCACCCTGTCAGACGGCTACCAGATCCCCGCTCTCGGCTTCGGCACGTATCCCCTGGTCGGGGACGACGGCTACCGCGCCGTCCGCACCGCGCTCGACGCCGGCTACCGGCTGCTCGACTCCGCCGTGAACTACGAGAACGAGGGCATCGTCGGCAAGGCGGCGCGCGACTTCCTGACCGAGTCGGGACTGGACCGGGACGCGCTCACGATCCAGACCAAGCTTCCCGGCCGCCACCACGACTACGAGCGTGCGCTCGCCTCCATCGAGGAATCGCTCGCGCGACTGGGCCTGGACCGCATCGACGTCATGATGATCCACTGGCCGAACCCCATGGTCGGCAAGCACACGGACGCGTGGCGCGCGCTCGTCGAGGCGCAGAGGCGCGGCCTGGTGCGCTCGGTGGGCGTCAGCAACTTCACCCCTGCCCTGCTCGACCAGATCGTGGCGGACTCCGGCGTGACGCCCGTCGTCAACCAGGTGGAGATGCACCCGTGGTTCAACCAGGCGGCGCTGCGCGACTCCCACGCTCGGCTCGGCATCGTCACCGAGGCGTGGAGCCCGCTCGGCAAGCGCAAGGCACCGTTCGACGAGCAGCCTGTGACCGCCGCCGCCGAGGCCCACGGCGTCACCCCCGCACAGGTGGTGCTGCGCTGGCACCTTCAGCTGGAGTCGCTGCCGCTGCCCAAGTCCGCGACGCCCGCACGCCAGGCCGCGAACCTGGACGTCTTCGACTTCGAGCTCACGCCCGACGAGGTGGCGGCGATCACCGCGATGACCAGGGACGATGGCCGACTCTTCGACGGCGACCCCGACACGCATCAGGAGATGTGA
- a CDS encoding SIMPL domain-containing protein — protein MTDARPTVTVVGLGRANSPADSATIRLRCQAERPTVADAVADANAAVRLVRAAVAEHGIEADRSTTSGVEIRAVERHDKGVSTTVGYAAEHRLIIEVAHLHRLGEVLTAAIAAAGDAARLDGVVLAVADGAELSDRARDHAWADAVRSATQLAEHAGLRLGSVLRIDETPDCEIGTRQLRAAAAMPVEPGGVEASVRITVAWELV, from the coding sequence ATGACCGATGCGCGCCCGACCGTGACCGTCGTCGGACTGGGGCGCGCGAACTCCCCGGCGGATTCCGCCACCATCCGGCTGCGCTGCCAGGCGGAGCGCCCGACAGTGGCCGATGCCGTCGCCGATGCGAACGCGGCGGTGCGCCTGGTGCGGGCCGCCGTGGCGGAGCATGGCATCGAGGCCGACAGGTCCACCACGTCAGGGGTCGAGATCCGGGCCGTGGAGCGCCACGACAAGGGCGTCTCGACGACGGTCGGGTATGCCGCGGAGCATCGGCTGATCATCGAGGTGGCACACCTGCATCGCTTGGGCGAGGTGTTGACGGCGGCGATCGCGGCGGCAGGCGACGCTGCCCGCCTGGACGGCGTGGTGCTCGCGGTGGCGGATGGCGCGGAGCTGAGCGACCGCGCACGGGATCACGCGTGGGCGGACGCGGTGCGCTCGGCCACGCAGCTCGCCGAGCACGCGGGCCTGCGCCTGGGCTCCGTCCTTCGGATCGACGAGACCCCCGACTGCGAGATCGGGACCCGGCAGCTGCGGGCTGCGGCAGCGATGCCCGTGGAGCCCGGCGGTGTCGAGGCGTCCGTGCGGATCACGGTGGCGTGGGAGCTGGTCTGA
- a CDS encoding glycoside hydrolase family 3 C-terminal domain-containing protein — translation MTDLARAKDIVATLSTDQKVALVSGADFWNTVAMPEHGIPSASLSDGPHGLRHQAADADHVGLGDSDPATCFPTASALGATWDPELATQIGAALGREARELGVDVILGPGLNIKRHPAGGRNFEYLSEDPLVAGRMAAAMVTGIQSEGVGACLKHFAANSQERDRMRADSVVDERTLRELYLTGFEIAVKESQPWTVMCSYNKVNGVHASQHRRLLTDILRDEWGFDGVVMSDWFAVADRAAGIHAGLDLEMPGSNGTWDSQVKQALASGSLAMADLDLAASRVVALALRAQAERVARADQAPVDPDSHHALARRAAAAGSVLLTNDGVLPLPQDASVALIGAFAKTPRYQGAGSSQVNPTRLDTAYDALVGRLDGDVAYAPGYDVGSGDTDDALIAQARRVAAASDTVVLMLGLPSSYEAEGYDRSHLRLPHGHTRLLEEVLDANPSTVVVLAAGAPVELPWASRPRAVLLSYLGGQAAGSALVDVLLGDAEPGGRLAESFPVLGADLPSNATFSVHPTQVLYRENLHVGYRFHDTWDTPARFPFGYGLGYTTFEVDGIRTTGRGAKRTVSVDVANTGDRAGSTVVQAYVHDVTASVHRPEQELGAWQKVTLAPGETATVSLVLDERAFALYDARASRWAVEAGEFELRVGLSSTDIRQRATVRIAAGDDVTPVPAPVGPAADDAELSALLGHPVPAPAPTLPFDRETTVRELNLSGLGMVLRGAIKRMSERELGASADDDPVAAGFFESTPMRALAMASGGRVSLAAIDTIIRMLNVTTGKARRARRSARR, via the coding sequence ATGACTGATCTGGCACGCGCGAAGGACATCGTCGCGACGCTCTCCACCGACCAGAAGGTCGCCCTCGTGTCGGGCGCCGACTTCTGGAACACGGTCGCGATGCCGGAGCACGGCATCCCTTCGGCGTCGCTGTCAGACGGCCCGCACGGTCTGCGTCATCAGGCCGCCGACGCCGACCATGTCGGCCTCGGGGACTCGGACCCTGCCACATGCTTCCCCACGGCTTCCGCGCTCGGCGCCACGTGGGATCCCGAGCTCGCCACGCAGATCGGCGCCGCGCTCGGCCGGGAGGCGCGCGAGCTGGGCGTGGACGTCATCCTGGGCCCCGGTCTCAACATCAAGCGCCACCCGGCGGGCGGGCGGAACTTCGAGTACCTGTCGGAGGACCCGCTGGTCGCCGGGCGCATGGCCGCCGCGATGGTCACGGGCATCCAGTCCGAGGGCGTGGGCGCGTGCCTCAAGCACTTCGCCGCCAACAGCCAGGAGCGCGACCGCATGCGCGCCGACTCGGTGGTCGACGAGCGCACGCTTCGCGAGCTCTACCTCACCGGCTTCGAGATCGCGGTCAAGGAGTCGCAGCCGTGGACCGTCATGTGCTCGTACAACAAGGTCAACGGGGTGCATGCGAGCCAGCACCGTCGCCTCCTCACCGACATCCTGCGTGACGAGTGGGGCTTCGACGGCGTGGTGATGTCCGACTGGTTCGCGGTCGCAGACCGCGCCGCGGGCATCCACGCCGGGCTCGACCTCGAGATGCCAGGCTCGAACGGCACGTGGGACAGCCAGGTCAAGCAGGCGCTCGCGTCAGGCTCGCTCGCCATGGCCGACCTCGACCTGGCGGCGTCACGCGTGGTCGCCCTCGCGCTGCGGGCCCAGGCCGAGCGCGTCGCGCGCGCCGACCAGGCGCCGGTCGACCCCGACTCGCACCACGCGCTCGCTCGGCGCGCCGCCGCTGCGGGCTCGGTCCTGCTCACGAACGACGGCGTGCTGCCTCTGCCGCAGGATGCCTCCGTGGCGCTGATCGGCGCGTTCGCCAAGACGCCGCGCTACCAGGGAGCAGGCTCGTCGCAGGTCAACCCCACCAGGCTGGACACCGCCTACGACGCGCTTGTGGGCAGGCTGGACGGCGATGTCGCATACGCCCCTGGCTACGACGTCGGGTCCGGGGACACCGACGACGCCCTGATCGCCCAGGCGCGCCGGGTCGCCGCCGCGTCGGACACGGTGGTCCTGATGCTCGGCCTGCCCAGCTCGTACGAGGCGGAGGGCTACGACAGGAGCCACCTGCGTCTTCCGCACGGCCACACCCGGCTGCTCGAGGAGGTGCTGGATGCGAACCCGTCCACCGTCGTCGTCCTCGCTGCAGGAGCGCCCGTCGAGCTCCCGTGGGCCAGCCGGCCACGCGCAGTCCTGCTGTCCTATCTGGGCGGTCAGGCCGCGGGGTCCGCGCTCGTGGATGTGCTCCTAGGCGATGCGGAGCCTGGCGGACGCCTCGCCGAGTCGTTCCCGGTGCTCGGCGCCGACCTGCCCTCGAACGCCACCTTCTCCGTCCACCCGACGCAGGTCCTGTACCGGGAGAACCTGCACGTCGGCTACCGGTTCCACGACACCTGGGACACGCCTGCACGCTTCCCGTTCGGGTACGGGCTCGGCTACACGACGTTCGAGGTGGACGGCATCCGCACCACAGGGCGTGGCGCGAAGCGCACGGTGTCCGTGGACGTGGCGAACACCGGGGATCGCGCGGGCTCCACCGTCGTGCAGGCGTACGTGCACGACGTGACCGCCTCCGTCCACCGCCCTGAGCAGGAGCTCGGCGCCTGGCAGAAGGTGACCCTGGCGCCCGGCGAGACCGCGACGGTCAGCCTCGTGCTCGACGAGCGCGCCTTCGCGCTGTACGACGCGCGCGCGTCGCGGTGGGCCGTGGAGGCCGGCGAGTTCGAGCTGCGTGTCGGGCTGTCGTCGACCGACATCCGCCAGCGCGCGACGGTGAGGATCGCTGCCGGCGACGACGTGACGCCCGTGCCCGCCCCTGTCGGCCCTGCCGCCGACGACGCGGAGCTGTCGGCTCTGCTCGGCCACCCGGTGCCCGCACCTGCGCCCACTCTGCCGTTCGACCGCGAGACGACCGTGCGCGAGCTCAACCTGAGCGGGCTGGGCATGGTGCTGCGCGGCGCGATCAAGAGGATGTCGGAGCGGGAGCTTGGCGCGTCCGCCGATGACGACCCCGTGGCCGCAGGCTTCTTCGAGTCGACTCCCATGCGCGCGCTCGCGATGGCTTCGGGCGGTCGCGTGTCGCTCGCGGCGATCGACACGATCATCCGGATGCTCAACGTCACCACGGGCAAGGCACGGCGCGCGCGCCGCTCCGCACGACGCTGA
- the mmsB gene encoding multiple monosaccharide ABC transporter permease, with protein MSTPATTQKPSEGSVNSIGQSLKETFTSNLRQSGIFIAFIAIVIAGAIATNGTLLSGQNVTNIVLQYSYILVLAIGMVIVIIGGHIDLSVGSVVAFSGAISAVIVIKGGQPWWVGVIAALAVGALVGAWQGFWVAFVGIPAFITTLAGMLIFRGATYLTLKNISLSPFPPEYAKIGTGFQNGLFGGNGFDVFTLVVFAVAVAGYIFTQFRQRAAAVRYNQHVTAIPLFIVKLIAVAAVVMGFAWLLANDRGLPNVLIILAVLIVIYTLVTTRTVFGRNVYAIGGNLTAATLSGVKVKWVNFGIMLNMGLLAGVAGVLFSARSNGAQPGAGNMFELDAIAASFIGGAAVTGGVGKVTGAMIGGLIMATMTNAMQLLGYEQSIQYIVKGLVLLLAVAFDVYNKRRAGATR; from the coding sequence ATGTCCACACCTGCAACGACGCAGAAGCCCTCTGAGGGAAGCGTCAACTCCATCGGGCAGTCGCTCAAGGAGACCTTCACCTCCAACCTGCGCCAGTCCGGCATCTTCATCGCGTTCATCGCGATCGTGATCGCCGGCGCCATCGCCACCAACGGCACCTTGCTGTCGGGCCAGAACGTCACGAACATCGTTCTGCAGTACTCGTACATCCTGGTGCTCGCCATCGGCATGGTGATCGTCATCATCGGCGGCCACATCGACCTGTCGGTCGGCTCAGTGGTGGCGTTCTCAGGCGCGATCTCCGCAGTCATCGTCATCAAGGGCGGGCAGCCCTGGTGGGTCGGCGTGATCGCCGCGCTCGCCGTGGGTGCGCTCGTCGGAGCGTGGCAGGGCTTCTGGGTGGCCTTCGTGGGCATCCCGGCGTTCATCACGACCCTGGCGGGCATGCTCATCTTCCGCGGCGCCACCTACCTGACGCTGAAGAATATCTCGCTCTCGCCCTTCCCCCCGGAGTACGCCAAGATCGGCACCGGATTCCAGAACGGTCTGTTCGGCGGCAACGGCTTCGACGTGTTCACGCTCGTCGTGTTCGCCGTCGCGGTCGCGGGCTACATCTTCACGCAGTTCCGCCAGCGCGCCGCGGCCGTCCGCTACAACCAGCACGTCACCGCCATCCCGCTGTTCATCGTGAAGCTGATCGCTGTCGCGGCCGTCGTCATGGGCTTCGCATGGCTCCTGGCCAACGACCGTGGTCTGCCGAACGTGCTGATCATCCTCGCCGTGCTCATCGTGATCTACACCCTGGTCACCACCCGCACCGTGTTCGGCCGCAACGTCTACGCGATCGGTGGAAACCTCACCGCAGCGACCCTGTCCGGTGTCAAGGTCAAGTGGGTCAACTTCGGCATCATGCTGAACATGGGCCTGCTGGCCGGTGTGGCGGGCGTGCTGTTCTCGGCTCGCTCGAACGGCGCCCAGCCGGGTGCTGGAAACATGTTCGAGCTCGACGCGATCGCCGCATCCTTCATCGGTGGCGCCGCCGTCACCGGTGGTGTCGGCAAGGTGACCGGCGCCATGATCGGTGGTCTGATCATGGCCACGATGACCAACGCGATGCAGCTGCTCGGCTACGAGCAGTCGATCCAGTACATCGTCAAGGGTCTGGTGCTTCTGCTGGCCGTCGCCTTCGACGTCTACAACAAGCGCCGCGCCGGAGCCACCCGCTAA